From a single Maniola hyperantus chromosome 3, iAphHyp1.2, whole genome shotgun sequence genomic region:
- the Iml1 gene encoding GATOR complex protein Iml1 isoform X9 → MKSFKLIVHQSSFSSEDLIINLKDYPGLKEKDIVEIYHPENDYPRLLLQVTKVDAPGRGRDAISVEQSIATTFQLRTFADVYVNIVNVADVALDSVELTFKDQYLGRSEMWRLKNHLVSTCVYLNKKIEYCGGAIRCQVYEMWSQGDRVACGVITEDTKIVFRSSTSMVYLFIQMSSEMWDFDIHGDLYFEKAVNGFLADLFAKWRKNGSNHEVTIVLFSRTFYKAKTLEEFPQHMKECLQKDYRGRFYEDFYRVAVQNERYEDWSNVLLQLRRLFTDYQKIVLQYHERPNMEIPTAINSTAAQGNFLEVLNMSLNVFEKHYLDRCFDRTGQLSVVITPGVGVFEVDRELTNVTKQRIIDNGVGSDLVCVGEQPLHAVPLLKFHNKDSNINSIDDYSMPHWINLSFYSTNKKVAYSNFIPRIKLPPRKSQEPLKKMYEDECKGKLLKEDDYMHNSIFDYDAYDAQVFQLPPAHSTWVQKVARTKKTSVAGLEGINRRSPPVSAIHHRKMSDPDIHHSLGTDILNSPKYGVNEPNSDSTDSSMSVNRLSPRSSVSNKPVIRTGRALINPFDPSHVTVKLTSNRRRWTHIFPKGPTGVLIQQHHYQARPAGEPASRPEVHRCDSNMGKENGASNINTNHSVYQVDGNIMSRKRMISASGTLSVVGAALSVPSTTNNASLALLWGATGEQEWTPALTTGVDWKSLTIPACLPITTDYFPDKRSLQNDYLVSDYNLLPDDVNADFARNRAIYKEPLTTMEVFKELVSQRLAQGFQLIVGISENEVIESQFPSTHTPPPSKVAPQSNKTANSAPTKIYLLSIGRIFHKLTLVGSTITVTRYRPRHPYPPFNIHYRYRFHAPNHDTYEVSWVSFTTEKLENYNWNYMDHYICTRGDTDFTLVEALKYWRFRTLLLPLYNPATKTILEDESTHCDIYPTPTRHDLDHLTEGFLKMTEAYFNKVKRPNRQRVAGACGASDPALTRRRHSTSILTRNAQQGGVSNSPFRERVGSTRLPDRPRLRVEAIAASKTVLERSQSQTGECDDTYDDGVIEPKLKANATLQEILERMRHPSLGVGFLQQTVSLPSHTFVSIYAIQWLLANMENMTYEKATVIMQKLLQEKMICHASGDTLKRYVAGYYMYHILPQKNNKEITDYVTPLGDLQSFENEWMEVEVLGPRSPLLPPEATSGAIDISGSSPVTNESGIPAFLCDNIDPNYMQLESDDMPLYKNTHLDIDVNNKSDRIEWGHARYQATFRPDQAYEMCIQWAVASGNIVAELIIGWFRKAQTCRLQMVPIPADPLALPFTEKSDPLRGPIYVPLNEEPLLRGKSALFEGFPEDSWLERLFLFQEAIVGRFGFIKCTVESTSHAADVGDHLYVHLTGNMFILIPTTVKSEQKGLRAKPVNKLVNAGRYPVHPEAAPSPHEGYITRHVDVKNKDCYDNTRRMGFLWSWNHMISKKWKGSQAPAAGDEVFQMRMLRDFKHFCANHEQRLSQFWDQCWEIREKATGIQCC, encoded by the exons ATGAAATCTTTTAAATTGATCGTTCATCAGTCTAGTTTTAGTT CTGAAGATCTGATAATAAATCTGAAAGATTATCCTGGATTAAAGGAAAAAGATATTGTTGAAATTTATCATCCAGAAAATGATTACCCGAGGCTGCTTTTGCAAGTTACTAAAGTTGATGCTCCAGGACGAGGGAGAG ATGCTATCAGCGTGGAGCAAAGCATTGCCACAACCTTCCAACTGCGAACATTTGCAGATGTGTATGTGAATATTGTTAATGTAGCAGATGTAGCTCTAGATTCTGTGGAACTGACTTTCAAAGATCAGTACTTGGGAAGATCTGAGATGTGGAGGCTGAAGAATCATTtg GTCAGTACTTGtgtgtacctgaataaaaagaTAGAATATTGCGGAGGTGCAATCAGATGTCAGGTGTACGAAATGTGGTCCCAGGGTGACAGGGTCGCCTGTGGTGTTATAACGGAAGACACGAAAATTGTGTTCCGCTCCTCAACATCTATGGTGTATCTTTTCATACAAATGTCCTCTGAGATGTGGGACTTTGATATTCACGGTGACTTATACTTTGAGAAGGCTGTTAATGGATTTCTTGCGGATCTGTTTGCTAAATGGAGG AAAAATGGCAGTAATCATGAAGTGACAATTGTATTATTTTCAAGAACATTTTATAAAGCCAAAACCTTAGAGGAATTCCCCCAACACATGAAAGAGTGTTTACAGAAAGACTACAGAGGACGGTTTTATGAAGATTTTTACAG GGTGGCAGTCCAGAATGAAAGGTATGAAGATTGGTCAAATGTCTTACTGCAACTGAGAAGGCTTTTCACTGACTATCAAAAGATTGTACTGCAATACCATGAGAGGCCTAACATGGAAATACCAACTGCCATTAATTCTACTGCAGCTCAGGGGAATTTTCTCGAAGTTCTGAATATGAGTTTAAAtg TATTCGAAAAGCATTACTTGGACCGATGCTTTGACCGAACCGGTCAACTCAGTGTCGTGATCACACCCGGCGTAGGTGTCTTCGAGGTCGATAGAGAGCTAACCAATGTCACCAAGCAGAGGATCATCGACAATGGTGTAGGAAGCGATTTAGTTTGCGTCGGAGAACAACCCTTACACGCAGTCCCCTTGCTAAAGTTCCACAATAAAGACAGCAATATCAACTCTATAGACGATTACTCTATGCCCCATTGGATCAATTTGTCCTTTTATTCCACCAATAAGAAGGTTGCATACTCGAATTTTATTCCGAGAATTAAATTGCCGCCGAGAAAAAGTCAGGAGCCGTTGAAAAAGATGTACGAAGACGAGTGTAAAGGGAAACTGTTGAAGGAGGATGATTATATGCACAACTCCATATTTGACTATGACGCGTACGATGCGCAAGTGTTTCAGTTGCCGCCGGCTCATAGTACATG GGTACAGAAAGTGGCCCGTACAAAGAAGACATCCGTGGCGGGCTTAGAGGGCATCAACAGACGAAGTCCGCCGGTGTCCGCTATTCATCACAGGAAGATGTCCGACCCTGACATCCATCACAGTCTGGGAACTGACATACTGAATAGTC CAAAATATGGCGTCAACGAACCCAACAGCGATTCCACGGACTCCTCGATGTCAGTGAACCGCCTGTCGCCTCGCAGCTCTGTGTCCAACAAGCCTGTGATACGGACAGGCAGGGCGCTCATCAACCCGTTCGACCCCTCCCACGTCACTGTCAAACTCACGAGCAACCGACGCCGGTGGACCCACATATTTCCAAAAG GTCCTACCGGCGTGCTGATCCAGCAGCACCACTACCAGGCGCGGCCGGCCGGCGAGCCCGCCTCGCGCCCCGAGGTGCACCGCTGCGACAGCAACATGGGGAAGGAGAACGGCGCCTCCAACATCAATACCAACCACTCCGTGTACCAAGTTGATG GCAATATAATGAGTCGCAAACGCATGATAAGTGCATCTGGCACTTTAAGCGTAGTCGGAGCTGCTTTGAGCGTTCCGTCCACTACGAACAATGCCTCTCTCGCCCTGCTGTGGGGTGCCACGGGCGAGCAGGAGTGGACACCGGCCCTAACTACCG GTGTGGACTGGAAGTCATTGACAATCCCGGCGTGTCTGCCGATCACAACTGATTACTTCCCCGACAAACGGTCGCTACAAAACGATTACTTAGTGTCGGACTACAATCTTCTGCCAGACGATGTGAATGCAGACTTTGCGCGAAATAGAGCCATCTATAAGGAACCTCTTACGACTATGGAAGTCTTTAAGGAGCTGGTATCACAGCGATTAGCGCAG gGCTTTCAACTTATAGTGGGCATAAGTGAAAATGAGGTGATAGAATCTCAATTTCCGTCGACTCATACGCCGCCGCCTTCAAAAGTAGCTCCCCAGAGTAACAAGACGGCCAATTCAGCACCAACAAAGATCTACCTGCTGTCTATTGGTAGAATCTTCCACAAACTGACGCTTGTAGGCTCCACGATCACCGTCACGCGATACAGACCGAG gcatCCATATCCTCCATTCAACATCCACTACAGATATCGGTTCCACGCGCCAAACCACGACACGTACGAGGTTTCGTGGGTGTCCTTTACTACGGAGAAGTTGGAGAACTACAACTGGAACTACATGGACCACTACATTTGTACCCGAGGAGATACCGATTTCACTCTCGTTGAA gCCCTCAAATACTGGCGTTTCCGTACCCTCCTCCTGCCGCTGTACAACCCAGCAACAAAGACGATCCTCGAAGACGAGTCCACGCACTGTGACATCTACCCCACGCCCACTCGGCACGACCTCGACCATCTCACCGAAGGATTCCTCAAGATGACCGAAGCCTACTTCAACAAGGTCAAAAGACCCAACAGGCAGAGg GTGGCGGGAGCGTGCGGCGCGTCGGACCCGGCGCTCACGAGGCGGCGGCACTCCACCTCCATCCTCACGCGGAACGCGCAG CAGGGAGGCGTGTCCAACTCTCCGTTCAGAGAGCGCGTCGGCAGCACACGCCTGCCcgaccgcccgcggcttcgGGTCGAAGCCAT AGCTGCTTCCAAAACCGTACTGGAGAGATCGCAATCTCAGACTGGTGAATGCGACGACACGTATGATGACGG AGTAATAGAGCCAAAATTAAAAGCCAATGCAACGTTACAAGAGATCTTAGAGCGCATGCGTCATCCGAGTTTAGGCGTTGGCTTCTTACAACAAACAGTCAGTTTACCCTCGCACACGTTTGTGTCGATATACGCCATTCAATGGTTGCTAGCTAATATGGAGAACATGACGTATGAAAAAGCGACAGTAATTATGCAG aAACTACTACAAGAAAAAATGATTTGTCACGCTTCAGGTGACACTTTGAAACGCTACGTAGCCGGGTACTATATGTACCACATACTGCCTCAAAAGAATAATAAGG AAATAACAGATTACGTAACCCCCCTGGGTGACCTTCAAAGCTTCGAAAACGAGTGGATGGAAGTTGAAGTTCTAGGACCCAGGTCGCCGTTGCTCCCTCCTGAAGCGACTTCTGGAGCGATAGACATATCAGGCTCGAGTCCCGTTACTAACGAGTCTGGTATACCAGCCTTCCTCTGTGATAATATTGATCCTAATTATATGCAACTGGAGAGCGATGACA TGCCTTTGTACAAAAACACGCATCTAGATATAGACGTGAACAATAAAAGCGACCGCATAGAGTGGGGCCACGCGCGTTACCAGGCCACCTTCCGCCCCGACCAGGCCTATGAAATGTGCATACAGTGGGCCGTTGCCAGTGGAAATATTGTTGCCGAGTTG ATAATCGGCTGGTTCCGCAAAGCGCAAACATGTCGTCTTCAAATGGTGCCCATACCGGCCGACCCACTCGCGTTGCCGTTTACAGAAAAATCAGACCCTCTACGTGGTCCCATTTACGTTCCTTTGAATGAAGAACCGCTATTAAGAGGGAAAAGCGCTTTGTTTGAGG GCTTCCCAGAAGACTCATGGCTGGAGAGGCTATTCCTGTTCCAAGAAGCGATAGTGGGTCGCTTCGGCTTCATCAAGTGTACGGTGGAGAGCACCTCGCACGCGGCCGACGTCGGCGACCACCTGTACGTGCACCTCACTGGGAACATGTTCATCCTGATACCTACCACTGTGAAGTCCGAGCAGAAAGGGTTGAGGGCCAAACCTGTGAATAAACTGGTCAATGCTGGCAG ATATCCTGTACATCCAGAAGCCGCGCCCAGTCCACACGAGGGCTACATAACGCGGCACGTGGACGTGAAGAATAAAGACTGTTATGATAACACTCGAAGG